The following coding sequences lie in one Lysobacter capsici genomic window:
- a CDS encoding DUF6973 domain-containing protein, with protein sequence MPTRPDLANVRTTYQVADDQMIDYRPRLYGAVDIPFTDSVKVTKTEGALLDKLTQDHGLMGLKDFDGIRKLAFSEGVARFPDNPLPANIPPDRAREWQGNDGHRDAFRHAFWNAQMAQKYGSQWSEAFATAHEGVPGNTANREAMDLYNNQIGRSIGAGHPNATPKELADLVEQSLNQGKLVVIDRNGQLEWSDRVAKGQHGLAPDEVIGPHLRTPGVVSTDTSISANTAPAAPGQPETRLAAADPSGSVERMRQDPMYAQVVAAMEAKGLRDEGLAANFYAGATREGLTAVASIEIGKPVNDARGQPDRNYFVMEGGSAGPLGPAHARVSENEARGTSVQVAANNAEQARTQQVAAADQQQERKPVSMNV encoded by the coding sequence ATGCCGACCCGGCCCGATCTGGCGAACGTGCGCACCACCTACCAAGTCGCCGACGATCAGATGATCGATTACCGGCCGCGCTTGTACGGCGCGGTCGATATCCCGTTCACCGATTCGGTCAAGGTCACCAAGACCGAAGGCGCCCTGCTCGATAAGCTCACCCAGGATCACGGCCTGATGGGGCTGAAGGATTTCGACGGCATCCGCAAGCTGGCTTTCAGCGAAGGCGTCGCGCGTTTTCCCGACAATCCGCTGCCGGCCAACATCCCGCCGGACCGCGCGCGCGAATGGCAAGGCAACGACGGCCACCGCGACGCCTTCCGCCATGCGTTCTGGAACGCGCAGATGGCGCAGAAGTACGGTTCGCAATGGTCCGAGGCCTTCGCCACCGCGCACGAAGGCGTGCCGGGCAACACCGCCAATCGCGAAGCGATGGATCTGTACAACAACCAGATCGGACGCTCGATCGGCGCCGGCCATCCCAATGCCACGCCGAAGGAACTCGCCGATCTGGTCGAGCAATCCTTGAACCAGGGCAAGCTGGTGGTGATCGATCGCAACGGCCAGCTCGAATGGAGCGACCGGGTCGCCAAGGGCCAGCACGGACTCGCGCCGGACGAAGTGATCGGGCCGCATCTGCGCACGCCCGGGGTCGTGTCCACCGACACCTCGATCAGCGCCAACACCGCGCCGGCCGCGCCCGGCCAGCCCGAAACCCGCCTGGCCGCGGCCGACCCGTCCGGCAGCGTCGAACGGATGCGTCAGGACCCGATGTACGCGCAAGTGGTCGCGGCGATGGAGGCCAAGGGCCTGCGCGACGAGGGCCTGGCCGCGAACTTCTATGCCGGCGCGACCCGCGAGGGCCTAACGGCGGTCGCGAGCATCGAGATCGGCAAGCCGGTCAACGACGCCCGCGGCCAACCCGACCGCAACTACTTCGTGATGGAAGGCGGCAGCGCCGGCCCGCTCGGCCCGGCGCATGCGCGCGTCAGCGAGAACGAAGCGCGTGGCACCTCGGTGCAAGTGGCCGCCAACAACGCCGAGCAAGCGCGTACCCAGCAGGTAGCGGCGGCCGATCAGCAGCAAGAGCGCAAACCGGTTTCGATGAACGTCTGA
- a CDS encoding outer membrane protein assembly factor BamE — protein sequence MNAENLCYVRAQPHLTRIETAANVTRTPLTTRLFHPAATTAPPTARSRRALPSLQLRSVRASALRCAVLLTFFLSACTMQTTSSFDSASWKSQRGADAQDNRRGTMVAALEKSIAVGMSREQVLALLGEPDSTDAATSTDIYELGVAQYGVDEEFYQIQYQDGKVASHRWGRR from the coding sequence ATGAACGCGGAAAACCTGTGTTATGTTCGCGCCCAGCCGCACTTAACCCGGATCGAGACGGCCGCGAATGTGACAAGGACCCCGTTGACCACGCGCCTGTTCCACCCTGCCGCCACGACCGCGCCGCCCACTGCGCGATCGCGCCGCGCACTGCCGTCCCTGCAACTCCGATCCGTGCGCGCAAGCGCGCTGCGCTGCGCCGTGCTCCTTACCTTTTTCCTATCGGCCTGCACCATGCAAACCACTAGCTCATTCGATTCCGCCAGCTGGAAATCCCAACGCGGCGCCGACGCCCAGGACAACCGGCGCGGGACCATGGTCGCCGCGCTGGAAAAATCGATCGCGGTCGGCATGTCGCGCGAGCAGGTGCTCGCCCTGCTCGGCGAACCCGACTCCACCGATGCGGCCACCTCGACCGATATATACGAACTCGGCGTGGCCCAGTACGGCGTCGACGAAGAGTTCTACCAAATCCAGTACCAGGACGGGAAAGTCGCCTCCCATCGCTGGGGCCGGCGCTGA
- a CDS encoding DUF1800 domain-containing protein has product MTRSMSASEQAAIRSHLLQRYGALGRATPSKAARSKLDSAMDSARVTAPDPQAWPVMPLPLDLPRPSLAIRVLGNLSYGATPQSIAQFNALGSTDAQRLANYVDWQLDWAAIDDSAVETRLTNAGYTTLGKSLTQLWNDHVKADPAYEVRMRPAWEAQRAALVRAVHSKRQLREIMVNFWHDHFNVTASDYDAGPVYVSYQRDVLRPQAFGNFRVMLEEVAKSTSMLYYLDNASNTRAGPNENFARELLELHTLGAEHYLGFMDPFQVPPDAEDPSYPAGYTDIDVYETASAFTGWSVKNGHWQYPAENDGNFVYRQAWHDAGPKFLLGRMLYPEQPALKDGRDVLDRLASHPGVARFICKKIIRRFVSDTPDPALVTSAATIFRQNWRAANQIELTLRHILTSNAFAQTWGAKSRRPFEAVAAAMRALGSDWTLNVGTAKSDEFAWRMGFTGHAPYDWPAPNGYPDTQQAWSGSSSYAMTWKILNWLTETSDNAVPLAPILATTRAQVPSWTATKLVDFWCLRILGYAPTAARRQTLIAFMAQNGDPASYVITDTNTWAATDLKRHYNQERLRSMVSLILMSPEFLSR; this is encoded by the coding sequence ATGACCCGCTCCATGTCCGCGTCCGAACAAGCGGCGATCCGCAGTCATCTGTTGCAGCGCTATGGCGCGCTCGGTCGCGCCACGCCGTCGAAGGCGGCGCGCAGCAAGCTCGACAGCGCCATGGACAGCGCGCGCGTCACCGCGCCCGATCCGCAGGCCTGGCCGGTCATGCCGCTGCCGCTGGACCTGCCGCGTCCGTCGCTGGCGATCCGCGTGCTCGGCAATCTGAGCTACGGCGCCACCCCGCAATCGATCGCGCAGTTCAACGCGCTCGGCAGCACCGACGCGCAACGCCTGGCCAACTACGTCGATTGGCAGCTCGACTGGGCCGCGATCGACGACAGCGCGGTCGAAACCCGTCTGACCAACGCCGGCTACACCACCCTGGGCAAATCGCTGACCCAGTTGTGGAACGATCACGTCAAGGCCGATCCCGCCTACGAAGTGCGCATGCGTCCGGCCTGGGAAGCGCAGCGCGCCGCGTTGGTGCGCGCGGTCCATTCCAAGCGCCAGCTGCGCGAGATCATGGTCAATTTCTGGCACGACCATTTCAACGTCACCGCCAGCGATTACGACGCCGGCCCGGTGTACGTGAGCTATCAGCGCGACGTGCTGCGGCCGCAGGCGTTCGGCAACTTCCGGGTCATGCTCGAGGAAGTCGCCAAGAGCACCTCGATGCTCTACTACCTCGACAACGCATCGAACACCCGTGCCGGCCCGAACGAGAATTTCGCCCGCGAACTGCTCGAACTGCACACGCTCGGCGCCGAGCATTACCTGGGTTTCATGGACCCGTTCCAGGTGCCGCCGGATGCGGAAGACCCGAGTTATCCGGCCGGTTACACTGACATCGACGTGTACGAAACCGCATCGGCCTTCACCGGTTGGTCGGTCAAGAACGGGCATTGGCAATACCCGGCCGAGAACGACGGCAACTTCGTCTATCGCCAGGCCTGGCACGACGCCGGTCCGAAGTTCCTGCTCGGCCGCATGCTCTATCCCGAGCAGCCGGCGCTGAAGGACGGCCGCGACGTGCTCGATCGCCTCGCCAGCCATCCGGGCGTCGCCCGCTTCATCTGCAAGAAAATCATTCGCCGCTTCGTCAGCGATACGCCCGATCCGGCGCTGGTCACCAGCGCGGCGACGATCTTCCGCCAGAACTGGCGCGCGGCCAACCAGATCGAACTGACCCTGCGGCATATCCTCACCTCGAATGCGTTCGCGCAGACCTGGGGCGCGAAATCGCGGCGGCCGTTCGAAGCGGTGGCCGCGGCGATGCGCGCGCTCGGCAGCGACTGGACGCTCAACGTCGGCACCGCCAAGAGCGACGAATTCGCCTGGCGCATGGGCTTCACCGGCCACGCGCCCTACGACTGGCCGGCGCCGAACGGCTATCCGGACACGCAACAGGCGTGGTCGGGTTCGAGCAGTTACGCGATGACCTGGAAGATCCTCAACTGGCTGACCGAAACCAGCGACAACGCCGTGCCGCTGGCGCCGATCCTGGCGACCACGCGCGCGCAGGTGCCGTCGTGGACCGCGACCAAGCTGGTCGACTTCTGGTGCCTGCGCATTCTCGGCTACGCGCCGACCGCGGCGCGGCGCCAGACCCTGATCGCGTTCATGGCCCAGAACGGCGACCCGGCCAGCTACGTCATCACCGACACCAACACCTGGGCCGCGACCGATCTCAAGCGGCACTACAACCAGGAACGTCTGCGCAGCATGGTCTCGCTGATCCTGATGTCGCCCGAATTCCTCAGCCGCTAG
- a CDS encoding SDR family oxidoreductase has product MTTQSSTQTVATKAALVTGASRGIGRAIALRLAADGYAVVINYAGNAASADAVVAQIEANGGRAIAAQGDVADPADMQRVFELALQTYGRLDAVINSAGVMPYVPIAGGDLGEFDRVIHTNLRGSFIVLGLAAQHLGDGGRIVAVSTSVIGKAFPNYGPYIASKAGVEGLVHVLANELRGRNITVNAVAPGPVGTELFFNGKTEEQIAHFVSLAPLERLGQPEEIASAVAFLTGPDGSWVNSQVLRVNGGYVF; this is encoded by the coding sequence ATGACCACTCAATCGTCCACTCAAACCGTAGCCACGAAGGCCGCCTTGGTCACCGGCGCCTCGCGCGGCATCGGCCGCGCCATCGCCCTGCGCCTGGCCGCCGACGGCTATGCGGTGGTGATCAACTACGCCGGCAACGCGGCCTCGGCCGATGCGGTGGTCGCGCAGATCGAAGCCAACGGCGGCCGGGCGATCGCCGCCCAGGGCGACGTCGCCGATCCGGCCGACATGCAGCGCGTGTTCGAACTCGCGCTGCAGACCTACGGCCGTCTGGACGCGGTGATCAACAGCGCCGGCGTGATGCCGTACGTGCCGATCGCCGGCGGCGATCTGGGCGAATTCGACCGCGTCATCCACACCAACCTGCGCGGCAGTTTCATCGTGCTCGGCCTGGCCGCGCAGCACCTGGGCGACGGCGGCCGCATCGTCGCGGTGTCGACCAGCGTGATCGGCAAGGCGTTTCCGAACTACGGCCCGTACATCGCGTCCAAGGCCGGTGTCGAAGGCCTGGTCCACGTGCTCGCCAACGAACTGCGCGGCCGCAACATCACCGTCAACGCGGTCGCGCCGGGACCGGTCGGCACCGAGCTGTTCTTCAACGGCAAGACCGAAGAGCAGATCGCCCATTTCGTCAGCCTCGCGCCGCTCGAACGCCTCGGCCAACCCGAGGAAATCGCTTCGGCGGTTGCGTTCCTGACCGGTCCGGACGGCAGTTGGGTCAACTCGCAGGTGCTGCGGGTCAATGGCGGCTACGTGTTCTGA
- a CDS encoding DUF1501 domain-containing protein — MTLTRREFLKGTCATAAAGAVGGPALLFADSAIAAPNGHDTVVHLFLRGGLDGLNLVVPIDGADRGFYEQARPNLAIAATGAYGALPLTLASGAGTGFGLHPSASGLRDLWNAGHLGIVHACGLLTSVTRSHFDAQLYIDLGTPGQQGIGSGWLARAMNTQPNLNGAEKLPALGVGARQPVGLLASVQALTMASPSDFALNAGAWSWQTVRAGAPTGFAGLNETLAALWNGSTALELGGQRADRALKVIAQQTYSAPPTGWPTGAFAQQMWTIAQSVQFNLGLHYATLDLGGWDTHDGQGTAGSGYHYYQNKIAELSQALSAFYAALDASGHAGRVTVVVQSEFGRRVRANANGGTDHGYGNPVLVLGGAVNGRRFYGSWSGLDPEILSPHFGDVPVTTDHRQVLSELLVKRMGNANLSTVFPGYSGYAPLGIVRDFGTVAKPMPGISTELRARSAMAAQPRVDDPDLLDRLMRYVRELVD; from the coding sequence ATGACCCTGACCCGACGCGAATTCCTCAAAGGTACTTGCGCCACCGCCGCCGCAGGCGCGGTGGGCGGACCCGCCCTGCTGTTCGCCGATTCCGCCATCGCCGCGCCCAACGGCCACGACACCGTCGTGCATCTGTTCCTGCGCGGCGGCCTGGACGGACTCAACCTGGTGGTGCCGATCGACGGCGCCGACCGCGGTTTCTACGAGCAGGCGCGGCCGAACCTGGCGATCGCCGCGACCGGCGCGTACGGCGCGTTGCCGCTCACCCTCGCCAGCGGCGCGGGCACCGGCTTCGGCCTGCATCCGTCCGCGAGCGGCCTGCGCGATCTGTGGAACGCCGGGCACCTGGGCATCGTGCATGCCTGCGGCCTGTTGACCAGCGTCACCCGCAGCCACTTCGACGCGCAGTTGTACATCGACCTGGGCACGCCCGGGCAACAGGGCATCGGCAGCGGCTGGCTCGCGCGGGCGATGAACACTCAGCCGAATTTGAACGGCGCGGAAAAACTGCCGGCGCTCGGCGTCGGCGCGCGTCAACCGGTCGGGCTGCTCGCCTCGGTGCAGGCGCTGACCATGGCCAGTCCGTCGGACTTCGCGCTCAATGCAGGCGCCTGGTCGTGGCAGACCGTGCGCGCGGGCGCGCCGACCGGATTCGCCGGACTCAACGAAACCCTGGCCGCGTTGTGGAACGGCAGCACCGCGCTGGAACTGGGCGGACAACGCGCCGATCGCGCCTTGAAGGTGATCGCGCAGCAGACTTACAGCGCACCGCCGACCGGCTGGCCGACCGGCGCGTTCGCGCAGCAGATGTGGACGATCGCGCAATCGGTCCAGTTCAACCTGGGCCTGCATTACGCGACGCTCGACCTGGGCGGCTGGGATACCCACGACGGCCAGGGCACGGCCGGCAGCGGCTATCACTACTACCAGAACAAGATCGCCGAACTGTCGCAGGCGCTGTCGGCGTTCTACGCCGCGCTCGACGCCAGCGGCCATGCCGGACGCGTGACCGTGGTGGTGCAGTCCGAATTCGGCCGGCGCGTGCGCGCCAACGCCAACGGCGGCACCGACCATGGCTACGGCAATCCGGTGTTGGTGTTGGGCGGCGCGGTCAACGGCCGGCGTTTCTACGGTTCGTGGTCGGGCCTGGATCCGGAAATCCTGTCGCCGCATTTCGGCGATGTGCCGGTCACCACCGATCATCGCCAGGTGTTGTCGGAGTTGCTCGTCAAGCGCATGGGCAATGCGAATCTGTCGACGGTGTTTCCTGGATACAGCGGCTATGCGCCGTTGGGGATCGTGCGCGATTTCGGCACGGTGGCCAAGCCGATGCCGGGCATTTCGACGGAGCTTCGGGCGCGGTCGGCGATGGCGGCGCAGCCGAGGGTGGATGATCCGGATTTGCTGGATCGGTTGATGCGGTATGTGCGCGAGTTGGTGGACTGA
- a CDS encoding prealbumin-like fold domain-containing protein, whose translation MASPVYAQTAIFQETFTGGTVTSSGTPVTPAGNPASITNFTGAAPTNMTYTANNPVWSGTANNCNGRISSWAMADNNATGSTACGGQVNWNRVQGLALSLGAYQANLPGGQDPTNAGVAATQNLALTAYTGGDPGAPNTVITNAATIALPARPPGGNSRFVTFSFIAAAQSCQAAHPLITFSLNGTQLGAGNTDLCTMGSDVRTYNIPPKGVSAAMPGRVATYFPAGTGARLINGPMTFSIANQQASGAGNDWAWDNFTAVDVSPTLSKAVDGIDYVTQTKRITFTITNTAGDNLLKNGWAFTETLPAGVTIAATPNIAVGGTAGCTATTSATAGGTTLTVTNGNLPAGTPSGNGGTATACTIAVDVVSNTAGVFNNVVNNGDGAVDNITTSTGLNLALQTVAMEWVVNRLTVTKISQDTTGSFSFSGNNGVANHTIVTTAAGAPGTAGAAQTLTIASLTANTTVTETTLPAGWDVSGTPSCTGLAAGQSATYAAATRTLTLPFAGLSVTTGGRQVQCTFTNAPRAVNLTLRKQWAAAVVGDDATITASRGGTVIDTFDSDAGAAGELDTDATPTVSFVGDSLTLAETLAAANGGVYDTTLACTGAADTDPADGLSVGAADTAIVCTYTNTHRSTDLAITKTNTPAAGPLDQAGDTVNATQTTTYTLVATNHGVTPITGAVVRDAPTAGITCAPGNPVTITGNGVPPGSFTVADLTGATGIVLATLAAGQSATLSFACQVN comes from the coding sequence GTGGCCTCTCCCGTCTATGCGCAGACAGCCATCTTCCAGGAGACGTTTACCGGGGGCACCGTCACCTCGAGCGGCACTCCAGTCACGCCTGCCGGCAATCCAGCGTCGATCACCAACTTCACCGGCGCCGCTCCCACCAACATGACCTACACGGCCAATAACCCGGTCTGGTCGGGGACCGCCAATAACTGCAACGGCCGGATATCGTCCTGGGCGATGGCCGACAACAACGCCACGGGCTCCACGGCCTGTGGCGGCCAGGTGAACTGGAACCGCGTGCAAGGCCTCGCGCTTAGCCTGGGCGCTTACCAGGCAAATCTTCCAGGCGGGCAAGATCCCACCAACGCGGGCGTCGCAGCGACCCAGAACCTGGCCCTGACCGCTTATACCGGCGGCGACCCGGGCGCCCCGAATACCGTGATCACCAACGCGGCGACGATCGCGCTGCCTGCCCGTCCGCCCGGTGGCAACAGCCGCTTCGTGACCTTCAGTTTCATCGCCGCCGCGCAGAGCTGCCAGGCGGCCCATCCGCTGATCACGTTTTCGCTCAACGGCACCCAGCTCGGTGCCGGCAATACCGATTTGTGCACCATGGGCTCGGATGTCAGAACCTACAACATCCCACCCAAGGGAGTGTCCGCCGCGATGCCCGGCCGGGTGGCCACTTACTTTCCGGCCGGCACCGGCGCCAGGCTGATCAACGGCCCGATGACCTTCAGCATCGCCAACCAGCAGGCCTCCGGCGCGGGCAACGACTGGGCCTGGGACAACTTCACCGCGGTGGACGTTTCGCCCACGTTGTCCAAGGCGGTGGATGGGATCGACTACGTCACCCAGACCAAGCGAATCACCTTCACCATCACCAATACCGCGGGCGACAACCTGCTCAAGAACGGCTGGGCCTTCACCGAGACCTTGCCGGCCGGGGTGACCATCGCCGCCACGCCGAACATCGCGGTCGGCGGCACGGCCGGTTGCACGGCCACCACCAGCGCCACCGCCGGCGGCACCACGCTCACCGTCACCAACGGCAATCTGCCGGCCGGCACCCCCAGCGGCAACGGCGGCACCGCCACCGCCTGCACGATCGCCGTGGACGTGGTCAGCAACACGGCCGGCGTGTTCAACAACGTGGTCAACAACGGCGACGGCGCGGTGGACAACATCACCACCTCGACCGGCCTCAACCTGGCCCTGCAGACCGTTGCGATGGAATGGGTGGTCAACCGCCTGACCGTCACCAAGATCTCGCAGGACACCACCGGCAGCTTCAGCTTCAGCGGCAACAACGGCGTCGCCAACCACACCATCGTCACCACCGCGGCCGGCGCGCCGGGCACGGCGGGCGCGGCGCAGACTTTGACGATCGCGAGCCTGACCGCGAACACCACGGTCACCGAAACCACGCTGCCGGCCGGTTGGGACGTGAGCGGCACGCCGTCATGCACCGGTCTGGCGGCCGGGCAGAGCGCGACCTACGCCGCCGCCACGCGCACTTTGACCTTGCCGTTCGCCGGCCTATCGGTGACCACGGGCGGGCGTCAGGTCCAGTGCACCTTCACCAACGCACCGCGCGCCGTGAACTTGACCCTGCGCAAGCAATGGGCCGCCGCGGTGGTGGGCGACGACGCGACAATCACGGCCTCGCGCGGCGGCACGGTCATCGACACCTTCGATTCCGACGCCGGCGCCGCGGGCGAACTCGATACCGACGCCACGCCGACGGTGAGCTTCGTCGGCGACAGCCTGACCCTGGCCGAGACCCTGGCGGCGGCGAACGGCGGTGTATACGACACCACCCTGGCCTGTACCGGCGCGGCCGATACCGATCCGGCCGACGGGTTGAGCGTCGGCGCGGCCGATACGGCGATCGTCTGCACCTACACCAACACCCACCGCAGCACCGATCTTGCGATCACCAAGACCAATACGCCGGCGGCCGGCCCGTTGGACCAGGCGGGCGACACGGTCAACGCGACGCAGACGACGACCTACACCCTGGTGGCGACCAACCACGGCGTGACGCCGATCACCGGCGCGGTGGTGCGCGACGCGCCCACCGCGGGCATCACCTGCGCGCCCGGCAATCCGGTGACCATCACCGGCAATGGCGTCCCGCCGGGCTCGTTCACCGTCGCGGATTTGACCGGCGCCACCGGCATCGTGCTGGCGACGCTGGCGGCGGGTCAGAGTGCGACCTTGAGCTTCGCCTGCCAGGTGAATTGA
- a CDS encoding SDR family NAD(P)-dependent oxidoreductase, which translates to MNQPQIVLITGASSGFGALAARALAHAGHTVYASMRETGGRNAAQVEAAHRYADDHRVDLRTLELDIASQPSADAAIAQVVAAHGRLDVLIHNAGHMVFGPAEAFTPEQFAQLYDSNVIGAQRVNRAALPQLRAQRRGLLLWVSSSSSRGGTPPYLAPYFAAKAAMDSLAVSYAGELARWGIETSIVVPGAFTSGTNHFAHAGTPADGARLADYDTGPTAGFGEEILRKLAGSVPEDADVASVADAIVAIVGAPYGRRPFRVHIDPASDGAEVVNAVGDRVRAEFLRRVGLGDLLAPRMGRAASVDSDAK; encoded by the coding sequence ATGAACCAGCCGCAGATCGTCCTCATCACCGGCGCCTCCAGCGGGTTCGGCGCCCTCGCCGCGCGCGCCCTCGCCCACGCCGGCCACACCGTCTACGCCAGCATGCGCGAAACCGGCGGCCGCAATGCCGCCCAGGTCGAGGCGGCGCATCGTTATGCCGACGATCATCGAGTCGACCTGCGCACGCTCGAACTCGACATCGCCTCGCAACCCTCCGCCGACGCCGCGATCGCGCAGGTCGTCGCCGCCCACGGCCGTCTCGACGTGTTGATCCACAACGCCGGCCACATGGTGTTCGGTCCGGCCGAAGCGTTCACGCCCGAGCAGTTCGCCCAGCTCTACGACAGCAACGTGATCGGTGCGCAGCGGGTCAACCGCGCCGCGTTGCCGCAGTTGCGCGCGCAGCGTCGCGGCCTGTTGCTGTGGGTGTCGAGCAGCAGCAGCCGCGGCGGCACGCCGCCGTACCTGGCGCCGTACTTCGCCGCCAAGGCGGCGATGGATTCGCTCGCGGTCAGCTACGCCGGCGAACTCGCGCGCTGGGGCATCGAAACCTCGATCGTCGTGCCTGGCGCCTTCACCTCGGGCACCAATCATTTCGCCCATGCCGGCACCCCGGCCGACGGCGCGCGACTGGCCGACTACGACACCGGCCCGACCGCCGGATTCGGCGAGGAAATCCTGCGCAAGCTCGCCGGCAGCGTGCCCGAGGACGCCGACGTGGCCAGCGTGGCCGATGCGATCGTCGCGATCGTCGGCGCGCCTTACGGCCGGCGTCCGTTCCGTGTCCACATCGATCCGGCCAGCGATGGCGCGGAGGTGGTCAATGCGGTGGGCGATCGGGTTCGCGCGGAATTTCTGCGTCGGGTTGGTCTGGGCGACTTGCTTGCGCCGCGGATGGGTCGAGCTGCATCCGTCGATTCCGACGCGAAGTGA
- a CDS encoding LysR family transcriptional regulator, giving the protein MDRFEALRLFTRIVELGSFTRAAAVLDLPRATATHAIKELEARLGVRLLERTTRQVRPTLDGQAYYERCMHVLAELDDAESALRSLASNPRGSLRLDLHGTHATGIILPRINEFRARYPHIDLVISSGDRLVDLVREGIDCVVRSGNPRDSSLIAKRLATMPEVVCASPEYLQNFGTPRHPDDLSAHQAVGFFASNRDLRYPFELTVDGQLREYQLSSWISVNDAACYTAAALRGCGLIQLPRHGVETYLRDGRLVEVLSDFASPGVPVSVLYPQHRQLSPRVRVFVDWVSGVFADRFGSSAALV; this is encoded by the coding sequence ATGGACCGTTTCGAGGCCTTGCGCCTGTTCACCCGCATCGTCGAACTGGGCAGCTTCACCCGCGCCGCGGCGGTGCTGGACCTGCCGCGCGCCACCGCGACCCACGCGATCAAGGAACTGGAAGCCCGTCTGGGCGTGCGCCTGCTCGAACGCACCACCCGTCAGGTGCGCCCGACCCTGGACGGGCAGGCCTATTACGAGCGCTGCATGCACGTGTTGGCCGAACTCGACGACGCCGAGTCGGCGCTGCGTTCGCTCGCGAGCAACCCGCGCGGCAGCCTGCGCCTGGACCTCCACGGTACCCACGCGACCGGCATCATCCTGCCGCGCATCAACGAATTCCGCGCGCGCTATCCGCATATCGACCTGGTGATCAGCAGCGGCGACCGCCTGGTCGACCTGGTCCGCGAAGGTATCGACTGCGTGGTGCGTTCGGGCAATCCGCGCGATTCCTCGCTGATCGCCAAACGTCTGGCGACGATGCCCGAAGTGGTGTGCGCGAGCCCCGAGTACCTGCAGAACTTCGGCACGCCGCGGCATCCGGACGACTTGTCGGCGCATCAGGCGGTCGGTTTTTTCGCCAGCAACCGCGATCTGCGTTATCCGTTCGAACTGACCGTGGACGGGCAATTGCGCGAGTACCAGCTCAGTTCGTGGATCAGCGTCAACGACGCGGCCTGCTACACCGCCGCGGCGTTGCGCGGCTGCGGGTTGATCCAGTTGCCGCGGCATGGGGTCGAGACGTATCTGCGCGACGGGCGTCTGGTCGAGGTGTTGAGCGATTTCGCTAGCCCGGGGGTGCCGGTGTCGGTGTTGTATCCGCAGCATCGGCAGTTGTCGCCGCGGGTGAGGGTGTTTGTGGATTGGGTGTCGGGGGTGTTTGCGGACAGGTTTGGGAGTTCTGCGGCGTTGGTGTAG
- a CDS encoding DUF5671 domain-containing protein, protein MASASLELDGFVREALLRGQSKQATAQALAAAGWSPEQTRGALDAYADVDFVVPVPKPRASLSAREAFAYLVMFSTLYFVAYHLGSLLFDLINLGWPDPADSSYGLWYRNAADSLRWSVSALVIAFPVFAFVSHRVARDVARYPIKRLSPVRRWLTYLTLFIAAAVLIGDMTSLVYNLLGGELSVRFVLKVLVVAVIAGTVFGYYLWDLRREESQA, encoded by the coding sequence ATGGCCTCGGCAAGTCTGGAACTGGACGGCTTCGTACGCGAAGCCCTGTTACGTGGGCAATCGAAACAGGCGACCGCGCAGGCGCTGGCGGCGGCGGGCTGGAGTCCCGAGCAGACCCGCGGCGCGCTCGACGCTTACGCCGATGTCGATTTCGTGGTGCCGGTGCCGAAGCCGCGCGCTTCGCTGTCGGCGCGCGAGGCCTTCGCCTATCTGGTGATGTTCTCGACCCTGTACTTCGTCGCCTATCACCTGGGCAGCCTGCTGTTCGATCTGATCAACCTGGGTTGGCCGGACCCGGCCGACAGCAGCTACGGATTGTGGTATCGCAATGCCGCCGATTCGCTGCGCTGGTCGGTGTCGGCGCTGGTGATCGCGTTCCCGGTGTTCGCGTTCGTTTCGCACCGGGTCGCGCGCGATGTCGCCCGCTACCCGATCAAGCGCCTGTCGCCGGTGCGGCGATGGTTGACGTACCTGACCTTGTTCATCGCCGCGGCGGTGCTGATCGGCGACATGACCTCGCTGGTCTACAACCTGCTCGGCGGCGAATTGAGCGTGCGCTTCGTGCTGAAGGTGTTGGTGGTGGCGGTGATCGCCGGCACCGTGTTCGGCTATTACCTGTGGGATCTGCGTCGCGAGGAGAGTCAGGCATGA